The Salinispora tropica CNB-440 genome has a window encoding:
- a CDS encoding DedA family protein, giving the protein MSTPTTTLALGPDWLDPEVLISTFGLLGILVIVFAESGLLIGFFLPGDSLLFTAGLLTADGKYITWPLWLVCLLITLSAIAGDQVGYAFGRKVGPALFRRPNSKLFKQENLLKSHDFFEKYGARSVVLARFVPIVRTFTPIVAGVSRMNYRTFVIYNVIGAILWGTGVTVLGYFLGQIPFVKANIELILIAIVGLSVVPIVVELLRARLAARRGTTAAERAAAEEAIRETREHYGKY; this is encoded by the coding sequence GTGTCGACGCCCACCACTACCCTGGCTCTCGGGCCGGACTGGCTCGATCCCGAGGTGCTGATCTCGACCTTCGGCCTGCTCGGCATCCTGGTGATCGTCTTTGCCGAGTCTGGGCTACTGATCGGCTTCTTCCTGCCCGGTGACTCGCTGCTGTTCACCGCCGGCCTGCTCACCGCCGACGGGAAGTACATCACCTGGCCGCTCTGGCTGGTCTGTCTGCTCATCACGCTGTCGGCCATCGCCGGTGACCAGGTCGGGTACGCCTTCGGGCGCAAGGTCGGGCCGGCGCTGTTCCGGCGACCCAACTCGAAGCTGTTCAAGCAGGAGAATCTGCTGAAGTCACACGACTTCTTCGAGAAGTACGGAGCCCGCTCGGTCGTGCTGGCCCGCTTCGTACCGATCGTCCGGACGTTCACCCCGATCGTGGCCGGGGTCAGCCGGATGAACTACCGCACGTTCGTCATCTACAACGTGATCGGCGCGATCCTCTGGGGCACCGGCGTGACGGTGCTCGGCTACTTCCTCGGCCAGATCCCGTTCGTGAAGGCGAACATCGAGCTGATCCTGATCGCGATCGTGGGGCTCTCGGTGGTCCCGATCGTGGTCGAGTTGCTGCGAGCCCGTCTGGCGGCGAGGCGCGGCACCACCGCGGCGGAGCGGGCCGCCGCCGAGGAGGCGATCCGGGAAACCCGGGAGCACTACGGCAAGTACTGA
- a CDS encoding orotate phosphoribosyltransferase, translated as MGDHDDLRKFITDLAVVHGRVVLSSGRAADWYVDLRRVTLHHEAAPLVGRVLRELTADWAYDAVGGLTLGADPIALSMLHATTGADRPLDAFVVRKAGKAHGLQRRIEGPDVAGRRVLAVEDTSTTGQSVLTAVEALREAGAEVMGVAVIVDRGAGAAVRAAGLPYRAAYTLADLGLVA; from the coding sequence ATGGGGGACCACGACGACCTGCGTAAATTCATCACCGACCTGGCAGTGGTCCATGGTCGGGTGGTGCTGTCCTCGGGGCGCGCGGCGGACTGGTATGTGGACCTGCGGCGCGTAACGCTGCATCACGAGGCCGCCCCGTTGGTGGGCCGGGTGCTGCGGGAGCTGACTGCCGACTGGGCGTACGACGCGGTGGGTGGGCTCACCCTCGGCGCCGACCCGATCGCGCTGTCGATGTTGCACGCCACCACTGGTGCCGACCGTCCGTTGGACGCCTTCGTGGTTCGTAAGGCGGGTAAGGCGCACGGGCTACAACGCCGGATCGAGGGGCCCGACGTGGCCGGGCGTCGGGTGCTCGCAGTGGAAGACACCTCCACCACGGGCCAGAGCGTGTTGACTGCTGTCGAGGCCCTACGTGAGGCCGGGGCCGAGGTGATGGGGGTAGCGGTTATTGTTGATCGAGGTGCCGGCGCCGCGGTCCGAGCCGCCGGACTGCCGTACCGGGCTGCCTATACGTTGGCTGACCTCGGCCTTGTGGCGTAA
- a CDS encoding chromosome partitioning protein: MVDENADRSYASGQQPASERDIEPLWPAAEADSASWSPASDDQGQPPTPPGPTPVPAAWASAPSDAARAWAPRPDSDLRGAVADVPTPHAPSVVPTPSVNLDQPFSLDPTGPAPGTSTGGRPTGETSAGSGPVDDRAAWEGRGGTTTESPWVAPPQRPAPEDTVSDPGSTGGDRRAGRAALPTPYPTIAGPPPPGPPPAGPPPGPYPPPAHGSAVPPVAGWTPTAQPPPTAEDFARRRQLRPSDPMATMGVRAMANRMGLRLPPGRHEQEMRRDIEMVRRNFGGLRQVTVVNPKGGAGKTVAILLLAMTFGQKRGGYVLAWDNNETQGTLGMRAQQDFHARTVRDLLRDLNQFHGSHGRVGDLSQYVRAQGEGMFDVLASDESATGGGMLTAAAFAEIREVVSRFYKLIFVDTGNNVRAQNWQAAIDATDQLVVTMSARNDSAETAARMLDHLEQSGRQRLVRQAVTVVSMPPSRKEIDLPAIQAHFAARTRAVLLAPYERLVDSGEPLRYGALSSAARDAWLKIAAAVAEGL, encoded by the coding sequence ATGGTGGACGAGAACGCCGACCGGTCGTACGCGTCCGGCCAGCAGCCGGCGTCGGAGCGGGACATCGAACCCTTGTGGCCGGCGGCCGAGGCCGACTCGGCATCCTGGTCGCCCGCCTCGGATGACCAGGGTCAGCCGCCTACGCCGCCCGGCCCGACGCCTGTCCCGGCCGCGTGGGCGAGCGCTCCGTCCGACGCAGCCCGCGCCTGGGCGCCGCGCCCGGACAGCGACCTGCGGGGGGCGGTAGCCGATGTCCCGACGCCCCACGCCCCCAGCGTGGTGCCGACTCCCAGCGTCAATCTCGACCAACCGTTCAGCCTCGATCCGACCGGTCCGGCCCCTGGGACATCGACCGGAGGTAGACCGACCGGCGAGACGTCGGCGGGGAGCGGGCCCGTCGACGACAGGGCTGCCTGGGAGGGCCGCGGCGGCACCACAACCGAGTCGCCGTGGGTGGCGCCACCGCAACGCCCGGCACCGGAGGACACCGTCAGCGACCCGGGCAGCACCGGCGGGGACCGCCGCGCGGGTAGGGCAGCCCTCCCGACGCCCTACCCAACCATCGCAGGCCCACCACCGCCAGGACCGCCACCCGCAGGACCGCCCCCGGGCCCCTACCCGCCACCAGCACACGGCAGCGCCGTACCTCCGGTGGCCGGGTGGACGCCGACGGCGCAACCTCCACCAACCGCAGAGGACTTCGCCCGGCGCCGGCAGTTACGCCCGTCGGACCCGATGGCCACCATGGGCGTTCGGGCGATGGCCAACCGAATGGGGCTCCGCCTACCGCCCGGCCGCCACGAGCAGGAGATGCGCCGCGACATCGAGATGGTCCGCCGCAACTTCGGCGGGCTACGGCAGGTGACCGTGGTCAACCCGAAGGGCGGCGCCGGCAAGACGGTGGCGATCCTGCTGCTCGCCATGACCTTCGGTCAGAAGCGTGGCGGCTACGTCCTGGCCTGGGACAACAACGAGACGCAGGGCACCCTGGGCATGCGCGCCCAGCAGGACTTCCACGCCCGTACGGTGCGGGACCTGCTGCGCGACCTGAATCAGTTCCACGGCTCACACGGGCGGGTCGGGGACCTGTCGCAGTACGTCCGGGCCCAGGGCGAGGGGATGTTCGACGTCCTCGCGTCGGACGAGTCGGCAACCGGCGGTGGGATGCTCACCGCCGCCGCGTTCGCGGAGATCCGCGAGGTGGTCAGCCGCTTCTACAAGCTGATCTTCGTGGATACCGGCAACAACGTGCGGGCACAGAACTGGCAGGCCGCGATCGACGCCACCGACCAGCTGGTGGTGACCATGTCGGCCCGAAACGACTCAGCCGAGACAGCCGCCCGGATGCTCGACCATCTGGAGCAGAGCGGCCGGCAACGACTGGTGCGGCAGGCGGTGACGGTCGTATCGATGCCGCCGTCCCGAAAGGAGATCGACCTGCCGGCGATCCAGGCGCACTTCGCGGCGCGGACGCGGGCAGTGCTACTGGCCCCGTACGAGCGGCTCGTTGACTCCGGTGAACCGCTCCGATACGGGGCACTCTCGTCGGCCGCCCGGGACGCCTGGCTCAAGATTGCAGCCGCGGTGGCCGAGGGGCTCTGA
- a CDS encoding LPXTG cell wall anchor domain-containing protein has translation MLKHPTRRWLAGIGLAGALVATATPASAAETDITLDVYFDNVTLAAGSAGKDRASIISASAPVTLHDLTAQYDFSDLAGKVDVSSESLGNDCTTPEPHVLRCVNPFPDTIEDSRGAYRVLLVPTAAAANGDEGVLKVSISAQGFSPVTHDATVRIGAGVDLVAGAEHEFSVAPGETFTEPLTVSNAGEVTADGAVAFFDHDYGIRADQRYSNCNYDGDHLVFCRFDEKLTPGASYSAPLTHTLGSDTYAPSFVHGNVYWQTPAEFEAYEARLHRMGISLGEPGTGGKLTLTEQNRIQSARGAQADPDPSNNWSYLDISATGSNGTDLEAIGTEVSGEKAAEVQARIGFRNNGPATLDYTRPGSSVTYLNVDVPEGTTAVKVPDLCSPLLGDEFGDRGEAGAANYRCYVSSFSKVGEQQTFDFTLRIDEVIADAAGAVKVNVPCRCEGGFYDDIEPANDEAAILVNATGGGGGGGNGEDPSLPITGSSTTLVAGLGGLLLATGAAGFLVTRRRRNNFVA, from the coding sequence ATGCTCAAACACCCCACCCGGCGCTGGCTCGCCGGGATCGGCCTCGCCGGCGCGCTCGTCGCCACTGCCACTCCCGCCTCGGCGGCCGAGACCGACATAACGCTCGACGTCTACTTCGACAACGTCACCCTCGCCGCCGGCTCCGCCGGCAAGGACAGGGCGTCGATCATCTCCGCCTCGGCGCCGGTCACCCTGCACGACCTGACCGCCCAGTACGACTTCAGCGACCTCGCCGGCAAGGTCGATGTCTCCTCGGAGAGCCTGGGCAACGACTGCACCACCCCGGAACCACATGTGTTGCGCTGCGTCAACCCCTTCCCCGACACCATTGAGGACAGCCGAGGCGCCTACAGGGTGCTTCTCGTGCCCACCGCCGCCGCCGCGAACGGCGATGAGGGGGTGCTGAAGGTCAGCATCAGCGCCCAGGGCTTCTCACCTGTCACCCACGACGCGACGGTACGTATCGGCGCCGGAGTCGATCTCGTCGCCGGAGCAGAGCACGAGTTCTCCGTCGCACCCGGCGAGACGTTCACGGAACCGCTGACGGTCAGCAACGCTGGCGAGGTCACTGCCGACGGGGCGGTCGCGTTCTTTGACCACGACTACGGGATCCGGGCTGACCAGCGCTACAGCAACTGCAACTACGACGGCGACCACCTGGTCTTCTGCCGCTTCGATGAGAAGCTGACGCCGGGGGCCAGCTACAGCGCCCCCCTCACCCACACGCTCGGGTCGGATACCTACGCGCCGAGCTTCGTACACGGCAATGTCTACTGGCAAACGCCGGCCGAGTTCGAGGCCTACGAGGCACGTCTGCACCGCATGGGTATCTCCCTGGGAGAGCCCGGCACCGGTGGGAAGCTCACGCTGACCGAGCAGAACCGCATCCAGTCGGCTCGCGGGGCGCAGGCCGATCCCGACCCGTCGAACAACTGGTCCTACCTGGATATTTCTGCCACCGGTAGCAACGGCACCGACCTGGAGGCGATCGGCACCGAGGTCTCCGGGGAGAAAGCCGCCGAGGTCCAGGCGAGAATCGGCTTCCGCAACAACGGTCCGGCCACCCTTGACTATACTCGGCCCGGCTCGTCCGTGACCTACCTCAACGTCGACGTCCCGGAGGGCACCACGGCGGTCAAGGTGCCCGATCTCTGCTCGCCCTTGCTCGGTGACGAGTTTGGTGACCGGGGTGAAGCGGGGGCAGCGAATTACCGCTGCTACGTCTCCTCCTTCAGCAAGGTCGGCGAGCAGCAGACGTTCGACTTCACCCTCCGGATCGACGAGGTCATCGCGGACGCTGCCGGCGCGGTGAAGGTCAACGTGCCCTGCCGCTGCGAGGGCGGCTTCTACGATGATATCGAGCCGGCCAACGACGAAGCCGCGATCCTGGTCAACGCGACCGGTGGCGGCGGTGGCGGCGGCAACGGCGAAGACCCGAGCCTGCCGATCACCGGTAGCTCGACAACGTTGGTAGCTGGCCTCGGCGGCCTGCTGCTCGCCACTGGTGCGGCCGGCTTCCTGGTGACCCGCCGCCGACGGAACAATTTCGTCGCCTGA
- a CDS encoding DUF3151 domain-containing protein encodes MQNLLPEPPATLLPAYDEADSAIAAAEESGADEDFAAVAARFPTFSAAWAALAVRAFAADQVVQAYAYARTGYHRGLDQLRRSGWKGHGPVPWSHEPNQGFLRCLWVLSRAADAIGEADEAARCAQFLRDCDPAAADALASD; translated from the coding sequence ATGCAGAACCTGTTGCCGGAGCCACCGGCCACCCTCCTGCCCGCGTACGATGAGGCCGACAGCGCCATCGCCGCCGCTGAGGAGAGCGGCGCTGACGAGGACTTCGCCGCGGTGGCCGCACGTTTCCCCACGTTCAGCGCGGCCTGGGCCGCGCTCGCAGTCCGCGCGTTCGCAGCGGACCAGGTGGTCCAGGCGTACGCGTACGCCCGCACCGGTTACCACCGGGGCCTGGATCAGCTACGCCGAAGCGGTTGGAAGGGTCACGGCCCGGTGCCGTGGTCGCATGAACCGAACCAGGGCTTCCTGCGGTGCCTCTGGGTGCTGTCCCGGGCGGCTGACGCCATCGGCGAGGCCGATGAGGCGGCCCGTTGTGCGCAGTTCCTCCGCGACTGCGACCCGGCCGCGGCGGACGCGCTGGCGAGCGACTGA
- a CDS encoding SDR family NAD(P)-dependent oxidoreductase, whose translation MPNDQPTTGRRALITGATAGIGAEFARQLAAEGWHLVLVARDAARLAETAAELTSQHSREVETISADLSTDDGCAEVERRLTTGSPVSLLVNNAGISLNTPFLRSSPDDEARLLRLNVHAVMRLTLAAVQSMTERRSGAVINVSSVSGFGPVMPGSTYPPSKAWVTSFSESVGLSVREFGVQVMALCPGYTRTEFHDRAGIDRSKTPAWMWLRAEDVVAEALRDLRKGKLVSVPVWKYKLLVAAMRHAPRRLVEAFSQDTRGQVSRAER comes from the coding sequence GTGCCGAATGACCAGCCGACCACCGGGCGGCGTGCCTTGATCACCGGCGCTACGGCCGGCATCGGTGCGGAGTTCGCGCGCCAGCTCGCCGCGGAGGGCTGGCACCTGGTGTTGGTCGCCCGGGACGCCGCCCGGCTGGCGGAGACCGCCGCTGAGCTCACCTCCCAGCACAGCCGGGAGGTGGAGACGATCTCCGCCGATCTGTCCACCGACGATGGATGCGCGGAGGTGGAGCGCCGGCTCACCACGGGCTCTCCGGTTTCGTTGCTGGTGAACAATGCTGGGATCAGCCTCAACACGCCGTTCCTGCGGTCGTCGCCGGATGATGAGGCCCGTCTGCTCCGGCTCAACGTGCACGCGGTGATGCGGCTGACCCTCGCCGCCGTCCAGTCGATGACCGAGCGACGCAGCGGGGCAGTGATAAATGTCTCTTCGGTCTCGGGGTTTGGGCCGGTCATGCCCGGTTCGACGTATCCGCCGAGCAAGGCGTGGGTGACCAGCTTCAGCGAGTCGGTCGGCCTCTCGGTGCGGGAGTTCGGTGTCCAGGTGATGGCACTCTGCCCGGGCTACACCCGTACCGAGTTCCACGACCGGGCCGGCATCGACCGGTCGAAGACGCCGGCGTGGATGTGGCTGCGGGCTGAGGATGTCGTCGCTGAAGCCTTGCGTGACCTGCGAAAAGGTAAGTTGGTCAGCGTTCCGGTGTGGAAATACAAGCTTCTCGTGGCGGCGATGCGGCACGCGCCCCGGCGGCTGGTGGAGGCCTTCTCCCAGGACACCCGTGGGCAGGTTAGCCGCGCGGAACGCTGA
- a CDS encoding adenylosuccinate synthase, whose amino-acid sequence MPAIVLLGAQWGDEGKGKVTDLLGERVDHVVRYSGGNNAGHTVITPDGQKYALHLMPSGALSPNAKIVIGNGVVVDPKVLLAEIDGLAERGVDVSRLRISGDAHLIMPHHRALDRVVERYLGSSRIGTTGRGIGPAYGDKVARMGIRVQDLLDPGILRKKLELALREKNQMLFKVYNRKAIDVEATVEEYLGYAERLRPYIAETRALLWDALDRGDTVLLEGAQATMLDMDHGTYPFVTSSNPTAGGACVGAGIPPTAITKVIAVSKAYATRVGAGPFPTELFDDNGQHLRKIGHEYGTTTGRERRCGWFDAVVAQYACRLNGVTDLVVTKLDVLTGLPKVPICVGYEINGKRLDEMPMTQTDFHHATPIYEELDGWWEDITAARTEAELPAAARRYIARIEELCRTRVSVVGVGPGREENVVYHPLLP is encoded by the coding sequence ATGCCAGCGATCGTGCTTCTCGGGGCCCAGTGGGGCGACGAGGGCAAGGGCAAGGTTACCGACCTGCTGGGAGAGCGGGTTGACCACGTGGTGCGCTACTCCGGTGGCAACAACGCCGGTCACACGGTCATCACCCCGGACGGGCAGAAGTACGCGCTGCACCTGATGCCCTCGGGGGCGCTCTCGCCGAACGCGAAGATAGTCATCGGGAACGGCGTGGTGGTCGACCCGAAGGTGCTGTTGGCCGAGATCGACGGGCTCGCCGAGCGTGGTGTGGACGTCTCCCGGCTGCGGATCTCCGGCGACGCCCACCTGATCATGCCGCACCACCGGGCGTTGGACCGGGTGGTCGAGCGGTACCTGGGGTCGTCCCGGATTGGCACCACCGGCCGGGGCATCGGCCCGGCGTACGGGGACAAGGTCGCTCGGATGGGGATCCGGGTGCAGGACCTGCTCGACCCGGGGATCCTCCGCAAGAAGCTGGAACTCGCGCTGCGCGAGAAGAACCAGATGCTGTTCAAGGTGTACAACCGCAAGGCGATCGACGTCGAGGCGACCGTCGAGGAGTACCTGGGCTACGCCGAGCGACTCCGGCCGTACATCGCCGAGACCCGGGCGTTGCTCTGGGATGCTCTGGACCGCGGCGACACCGTGCTGCTGGAAGGCGCCCAGGCGACCATGCTCGACATGGACCACGGCACGTACCCCTTCGTGACCTCGTCGAACCCGACGGCCGGTGGGGCCTGCGTCGGGGCGGGCATCCCACCGACGGCGATCACCAAGGTGATCGCGGTCAGCAAGGCGTACGCCACCCGGGTCGGCGCCGGACCCTTCCCGACCGAGCTCTTCGACGACAACGGCCAGCACCTGCGCAAGATCGGCCACGAGTACGGCACCACCACCGGCCGGGAACGTCGGTGCGGCTGGTTCGACGCGGTCGTGGCCCAGTACGCGTGTCGGCTCAACGGGGTCACCGACCTGGTCGTCACGAAGCTCGACGTGCTGACCGGCCTGCCGAAGGTGCCGATCTGCGTCGGGTACGAGATCAATGGCAAGCGCCTCGACGAGATGCCGATGACGCAGACGGACTTCCACCACGCGACTCCGATCTATGAGGAGCTCGACGGCTGGTGGGAGGACATCACCGCGGCGCGGACCGAGGCGGAGCTGCCCGCCGCCGCCCGTCGCTACATCGCCCGGATCGAGGAGCTCTGCCGTACCCGGGTCAGCGTGGTCGGCGTGGGCCCCGGCCGGGAGGAGAACGTCGTCTACCACCCGCTCCTGCCCTGA
- the fbaA gene encoding class II fructose-bisphosphate aldolase — translation MPIASPEAYAEMLDRAKEGRFAYPAINVTSSQTLNAALKGFADAESDGIIQVSTGGAEYLSGPSVKDMVTGAVAFAAYAHEVAKKYPVNIALHTDHCPKDKLDKFVRPLMTISQERVRAGQEPLFQSHMWDGSAVPVAENLTIAEELLAQAAKGKIVLEIEVGVVGGEEDGVENAINEKLYTTVDDGLAMVEALGLGEKGRYMAALTFGNVHGVYKPGNVKLRPEVLNQIQAAVGAKYGKDKPLSLVFHGGSGSLLSEIRESLDYGVVKMNIDTDTQYCFTRPVADHMFSNYDGVLKVDGEVGNKKKYDPRVWGKAAEAGMAARIVEACEDLRSTGTRMK, via the coding sequence ATGCCTATCGCTTCCCCCGAGGCCTATGCGGAGATGCTGGACCGCGCCAAGGAAGGCCGGTTCGCCTATCCCGCGATCAACGTGACCTCTTCACAGACCCTCAACGCTGCGTTGAAGGGCTTCGCCGACGCGGAGAGTGACGGCATCATCCAGGTCTCCACCGGTGGTGCCGAGTACCTGTCCGGCCCCTCCGTGAAGGACATGGTCACCGGGGCGGTGGCCTTCGCCGCGTACGCGCACGAGGTCGCCAAGAAGTACCCGGTCAACATCGCGCTACACACCGACCACTGTCCGAAGGACAAGCTGGACAAGTTCGTCCGGCCGTTGATGACCATCTCGCAGGAGCGGGTGCGGGCCGGCCAGGAGCCGCTCTTCCAGTCGCACATGTGGGACGGCTCGGCGGTGCCGGTAGCGGAGAACCTCACGATCGCCGAGGAGCTTCTCGCTCAGGCCGCCAAGGGCAAGATCGTCCTCGAGATCGAGGTCGGGGTGGTCGGTGGTGAGGAGGACGGCGTCGAGAACGCCATCAACGAGAAGCTCTACACCACCGTTGACGACGGCCTGGCCATGGTGGAGGCGCTTGGTCTGGGGGAGAAGGGTCGCTACATGGCGGCGCTGACCTTCGGCAACGTGCACGGCGTCTACAAGCCGGGCAACGTCAAGCTTCGTCCCGAGGTGCTCAACCAGATTCAGGCGGCGGTCGGGGCCAAGTACGGCAAGGACAAGCCGCTGAGCCTGGTCTTCCACGGCGGCTCCGGTTCGCTGCTGTCGGAGATCCGCGAGTCACTGGACTACGGGGTCGTGAAGATGAACATCGACACCGACACCCAGTACTGCTTCACGCGTCCCGTCGCGGACCACATGTTCAGCAACTACGACGGGGTGCTGAAGGTCGACGGCGAGGTCGGCAACAAGAAGAAGTACGACCCCCGGGTCTGGGGCAAGGCCGCCGAGGCCGGGATGGCCGCCCGCATCGTCGAGGCCTGCGAGGACCTGCGTTCCACCGGCACCAGGATGAAGTGA
- a CDS encoding ArsR/SmtB family transcription factor — translation MEYVGTALAEMTMPQISPLAGEPIERADAERLAGVLKALADPARLRLLSLIQSAPEGEACVCDLTAPLGLSQPTVSHHLRILTEAGLLEREKRGVWAYYRLVPTAIATIADLLTPPRKRASKKAR, via the coding sequence ATGGAATACGTGGGAACTGCGTTGGCGGAAATGACAATGCCTCAGATCTCGCCGCTTGCTGGCGAGCCGATCGAACGAGCAGACGCGGAGCGGCTGGCCGGGGTCCTCAAGGCCCTTGCCGACCCTGCCCGACTGCGGTTGCTGAGCCTGATCCAGTCGGCTCCGGAGGGCGAAGCGTGCGTGTGTGATCTCACCGCGCCCCTTGGCCTCTCCCAGCCGACGGTCAGCCATCATCTGCGCATCCTCACCGAGGCTGGCCTGCTGGAGCGGGAGAAGCGTGGGGTCTGGGCGTACTACCGGCTGGTGCCGACCGCGATCGCGACCATCGCCGACCTTCTGACGCCGCCGCGTAAGCGCGCCAGCAAGAAGGCGCGCTGA